In Sporichthya polymorpha DSM 43042, a genomic segment contains:
- a CDS encoding VOC family protein, with translation MALATWKDFCIDAVDAHRLGAFYAAALGLDLELEETDAVLRGPTPAHTVWINQVPEGRAAKNRVHLDVHTGDVAELVARGATVVNDTDFRWTVMLDPEGQEFCAFVREEPPAYRLYEICVDTTPGPPTAAITRWWANVFGVEPQTEDGQDWSWLGDVPGLPCEGFCFVDVPEPKTVKNRVHWDVVGDTGALLAVGATLVLPKGEGRRWDVLADPDGNEFCVFAQG, from the coding sequence ATGGCGCTCGCGACGTGGAAGGACTTCTGCATCGACGCGGTCGACGCGCACCGCCTCGGCGCGTTCTACGCGGCCGCGCTCGGGCTCGACCTGGAGCTGGAGGAGACCGACGCGGTGCTGCGCGGTCCCACGCCGGCGCACACGGTCTGGATCAACCAGGTCCCGGAGGGCCGGGCCGCGAAGAACCGGGTGCACCTCGACGTGCACACCGGCGACGTCGCCGAACTCGTCGCCCGCGGCGCGACGGTCGTCAACGACACCGACTTCCGCTGGACCGTGATGCTCGACCCGGAGGGGCAGGAGTTCTGCGCCTTCGTCCGCGAGGAGCCGCCTGCGTACCGGCTCTACGAGATCTGCGTCGACACCACGCCCGGCCCGCCGACCGCGGCCATCACGCGGTGGTGGGCGAACGTCTTCGGCGTCGAACCTCAGACTGAGGACGGCCAGGACTGGTCGTGGCTCGGCGACGTCCCCGGCCTGCCCTGCGAGGGGTTCTGCTTCGTGGACGTCCCCGAGCCCAAGACGGTGAAGAACCGCGTGCACTGGGACGTCGTCGGCGACACCGGGGCGCTCCTCGCCGTCGGCGCGACGCTGGTCCTGCCGAAGGGCGAGGGCCGCCGCTGGGACGTCCTCGCCGACCCCGACGGCAACGAGTTCTGCGTGTTCGCGCAGGGTTGA
- a CDS encoding class II aldolase/adducin family protein: MTATETTTEQVPTNAATTDVHGNPLSVARPPSFATPAEERAHRKAKLAAAFRMFSRAGLDEGVAGHITVRDPEAPDTFWVNPFGTHFSQIRSSDLVRVNEDGRVVEGGRMVNGAAVAIHCAVHAARPDVLAAAHAHGPAGKTLSSLEMSIEMLTQDACAFHDDIGVYDDFTGVVLDSEEGRRIAAALGTRKAVILRNHGMLTVGTSVDSAAWWFLTLERTAQCQLNAYAAAAGLGRPPRQISPEAAKQTYDVVGYEFAGWFQFQPIWERISREQPDIFD; the protein is encoded by the coding sequence GTGACGGCGACCGAGACCACGACCGAGCAGGTTCCGACCAACGCCGCGACCACCGACGTCCACGGCAATCCGCTCTCGGTCGCCCGGCCGCCGAGCTTCGCGACGCCGGCGGAGGAACGCGCCCACCGCAAGGCCAAGCTCGCGGCGGCGTTCCGGATGTTCTCCCGCGCCGGGCTCGACGAGGGCGTTGCCGGGCACATCACCGTGCGCGACCCCGAGGCCCCGGACACGTTCTGGGTGAACCCGTTCGGAACGCACTTCTCGCAGATCCGCAGCTCGGACCTCGTGCGGGTGAACGAGGACGGCCGCGTCGTCGAGGGCGGCCGGATGGTCAACGGCGCCGCGGTCGCGATCCACTGCGCCGTGCACGCGGCGCGGCCGGACGTCCTCGCGGCGGCGCACGCCCACGGTCCGGCGGGCAAGACGCTGTCGTCGCTGGAGATGTCGATCGAGATGCTGACGCAGGACGCCTGCGCGTTCCACGACGACATCGGCGTCTACGACGACTTCACCGGTGTCGTGCTCGACTCCGAGGAGGGACGCCGGATCGCCGCGGCGCTCGGGACTCGCAAGGCCGTGATCCTCCGCAACCACGGGATGCTGACCGTCGGGACCAGCGTCGACAGCGCCGCGTGGTGGTTCCTCACCCTCGAGCGCACCGCGCAGTGCCAGCTCAACGCCTACGCCGCGGCGGCCGGGCTCGGCCGTCCGCCCCGTCAGATCTCCCCGGAGGCGGCCAAGCAGACCTACGACGTCGTCGGCTACGAGTTCGCCGGCTGGTTCCAGTTCCAGCCGATCTGGGAACGCATCTCCCGCGAGCAGCCGGACATCTTCGACTGA